The following are encoded in a window of Gossypium raimondii isolate GPD5lz chromosome 13, ASM2569854v1, whole genome shotgun sequence genomic DNA:
- the LOC128035942 gene encoding extensin-like translates to MPHTLFRRRIRVGGITVMATDSQPSLEYMQWYYSCGKPYLFGGQSIVIPSHMQRHGGSATAAQHDPNPMAYYSPEPPEPQQEPQPDPEQSGFVGSDSYHPDLSGTDNLPSFSGPEYAYDFELFGSYSPGPYPQHYGTPSGASSLSLPNEGPAQNDFLPIFTTPPPAPNDNVGRRGHPERDHRPPNRYTPRTTPSNHQF, encoded by the coding sequence atgcctcatactctatttcggcgacgaatacgggtagggggtattacagtTATGGCTACCGACTCGCAACCATCATTAGAGTATATGCAATGGTACTATAGTTGCGGGAAGCCATATTTATTCGGAGGCCAGTCGATTGTAATCCCCTCGCACATGCAGCGACATGGGGGATCGGCAACAGCGGCCCAGCATGATCCGAATCCCATGGCATATTATTCTCCGGAACCCCCAGAGCCCCAGCAGGAGCCCCAGCCAGATCCGGAACAATCTGGATTTGTCGGTTCAGATAGCTATCATCCGGATTTGTCAGGCACTGACAATTTGCCGAGCTTCTCAGGGCCAGAATATGCATACGACTTTGAACTATTCGGATCCTACTCGCCCGGCCCATATCCGCAGCATTATGGGACTCCCTCAGGTGCATCAAGTTTGTCGCTGCCGAATGAGGGACCTGCTCAAAATGATTTCCTCCCTATTTTTACTACACCACCACCTGCGCCAAATGATAATGTCGGTCGTCGCGGGCACCCAGAACGTGACCATCGACCTCCGAATAGGTATACCCCTAGGACTacaccatcgaaccatcaattttaa
- the LOC105782810 gene encoding probable inactive leucine-rich repeat receptor-like protein kinase At3g03770, with protein MLSAFPLVLVLYILPMAKGFNAFVVLGIILLLINQSEQLQSSQTQTLLRLQLLLNYPDVLSSWNSSVDFCNAEPTSQVTVVCYEESITQLHVIGNDGTPSLPSNFSMDSFVTTLVKLPDLRVLTLVSLGLWGPLPGKIARLSSLEILNMTSNLLYGTIPHELSGVTTLQTLILDDNMFSGWLPEWLGSFPVLAVLSLRNNSFNGSLPDSFSILENLRVLALSHNHFQGELPDLSSLTNLQELDLEDNAFGPQFPRLGNKLVRLVLGKNRFRSAIPTELNSFYQLHWLDLSFNRFVGPFPSSLLSLPSITYLNIADNKLTGMLFENTSCNVELKFADFSSNLLTGLLPSCLSDSKDRVFLYAQNCLATGKENQHPLPFCRNEALAVGIFPHSKKSKPSNFALAFGITGGIIGGIVLLGLIFIFVRRLNEYKTINKPTTRLISEKASIAYTSKLLSDARYISQTMKLGALGLPPYRTFALEELEDATNNFDTTAFMGEGSQGQMYRGRLKDGTFVAIRCLKMKKSHSTQSFMHHVELISKLRYRHLVSALGHCFECYLDDSSVSRIFLIFEYVPNGTLRSWISEGHAGRSLTWPQRISAAIGITKGIQFLHTGIIPGVYSNNLKITDVLMDQNLVAKISSYNLPLLAESAGKVDHRTSALPKDSSSRTRASYEDKADVYDFGVILLEMILGRPSKAKSEVEILKNQLQAVVATDDATRRSIADPAVQTSCSDQSLKTMMEICARCLLKDPAERPSVEDVMWNLQFAAQVQDAWRGDSQSSSPGCSPSQPAILPVAFH; from the exons ATGCTCAGTGCTTTTCCCTTAGTGTTGGTTCTATATATACTTCCCATGGCTAAAGGATTTAACGCATTCGTTGTTCTCGGCATAATTTTGCTCTTAATCAATCAATCGGAGCAACTACAATCCTCCCAGACTCAAACCCTTTTAAGACTTCAGCTGCTTTTGAATTATCCTGATGTTTTAAGTAGCTGGAATAGTTCGGTCGACTTCTGCAATGCCGAACCTACCTCCCAAGTAACCGTTGTATGCTACGAAGAAAGCATAACTCAGTTGCATGTAATTGGAAACGATGGAACTCCTTCGTTACCTAGTAACTTTTCCATGGATTCCTTTGTCACAACACTTGTTAAGCTTCCTGATTTGAGAGTCCTTACATTGGTCTCTCTTGGTCTATGGGGGCCGTTGCCTGGTAAAATTGCGCGTTTGTCATCATTAGAAATACTTAATATGACTTCAAATTTACTATATGGAACCATCCCTCATGAGCTTTCCGGTGTAACTACCCTCCAGACACTCATACTTGATGATAACATGTTCTCAGGTTGGCTACCTGAATGGCTAGGTTCATTTCCGGTTTTGGCTGTTTTGAGCTTGAGGAATAATTCATTCAATGGCTCTTTGCCTGATTCTTTTAGCATTTTGGAGAATCTCAGAGTTCTTGCTCTTTCACATAATCACTTCCAAGGGGAACTGCCTGATCTTAGCAGTTTGACAAATCTTCAAGAGCTTGATCTCGAAGATAATGCTTTTGGACCTCAGTTTCCTCGGCTTGGCAACAAGTTGGTTCGCCTTGTACTGGGAAAGAACAGGTTCAGATCTGCCATTCCTACTGAACTGAACTCATTTTACCAACTTCATTGGCTGGACCTGTCATTCAATCGATTTGTTGGGCCATTTCCTTCCTCATTGTTATCCCTACCTTCCATTACCTACTTGAATATAGCAGACAACAAACTCACCGGGATGCTATTCGAGAATACTAGTTGCAATGTGGAACTCAAGTTTGCGGATTTCTCCTCGAACCTTTTGACCGGACTCTTGCCTAGTTGTCTTTCAGATTCTAAAGACAGAGTTTTCCTGTATGCACAGAATTGCCTCGCAACCGGAAAAGAAAACCAACATCCACTTCCCTTCTGTCGAAATGAAGCCTTAGCTGTGGGAATCTTTCCTCATAGTAAGAAGTCCAAACCTTCAAACTTTGCTCTTGCATTCGGTATAACTGGAGGAATCATTGGTGGAATAGTGCTTCTGGGtctcattttcatatttgttaGGAGATTGAATGAATATAAGACAATCAATAAACCTACTACAAGATTGATTTCCGAGAAAGCATCAATTGCATACACATCAAAGTTATTATCCGATGCAA GGTACATATCTCAAACAATGAAGTTGGGAGCACTCGGACTTCCACCTTATCGAACCTTTGCACTAGAAGAACTCGAGGATGCTACGAATAACTTCGACACAACTGCTTTCATGGGTGAAGGTTCTCAAGGGCAG ATGTATAGGGGTCGTCTGAAAGATGGCACCTTTGTGGCCATTAGATGcctgaaaatgaagaaaagccATAGCACTCAAAGCTTTATGCACCATGTAGAGCtgatttcaaaattaagatatCGCCATTTAGTCAGTGCTCTTGGTCACTGCTTTGAGTGCTACTTGGATGACTCGAGTGTCAGCCGGATATTTCTCATCTTCGAATACGTGCCAAATGGCACTCTAAGGAGCTGGATATCTG AAGGACATGCCGGACGATCACTGACATGGCCGCAACGCATATCTGCTGCGATAGGGATCACAAAGGGCATCCAATTTTTGCATACGGGGATCATTCCCGGCGTGTACTCAAATAATCTGAAAATAACCGATGTTTTGATGGACCAGAATCTTGTAGCTAAGATTAGTAGTTACAACCTGCCCTTATTAGCAGAGAGTGCAGGAAAG GTAGATCACAGGACTTCTGCTCTACCAAAAGACTCGAGTAGCAGAACAAG GGCAAGTTATGAAGATAAGGCTGATGTCTATGATTTCGGAGTGATTTTACTAGAAATGATTCTAGGGAGGCCATCAAAAGCCAAGAGTGAAGTCGAAATCCTTAAAAATCAG TTACAAGCAGTTGTAGCAACTGATGATGCAACTAGAAGAAGCATAGCTGATCCAGCAGTTCAGACATCTTGCTCGGATCAGTCATTAAAAACAATGATGGAAATTTGTGCCCGATGTCTGCTAAAGGACCCTGCAGAGAGACCCTCTGTTGAGGACGTGATGTGGAACTTGCAATTTGCTGCTCAAGTTCAGGATGCATGGCGTGGAGATTCCCAGAGCAGTTCTCCTGGCTGCTCTCCTTCCCAACCTGCTATCCTCCCTGTTGCCTTCCATTAG